A window of Gasterosteus aculeatus chromosome 9, fGasAcu3.hap1.1, whole genome shotgun sequence contains these coding sequences:
- the LOC144383320 gene encoding transmembrane protein 186-like, translating into MIRTVLLCRFTSNILLQTSCSRGSCLLTGRTTYGVQPHSPGRTPSQHSFPGPHLPKITALVRCSDASANRYSLIYTLPHIRLLRAVSRLKLLQTAITVVILPPVYLFYFQGAVPFALVSYTTGIALLAGVMLFTASHFFRRVVGMMYLDPPQTTLKVSHLTFWGRRHDLYLPVSDVMTIGDTGDSVNETIVKLKRFSSPQTLYFSTRFGRVVDKQAFEKVFGTYK; encoded by the exons ATG ATCAGGACAGTGCTGCTGTGCAGATTTACTTCAAATATCCTCCTTCAGACATCCTGCTCCAGAGGATCATGTCTACTTACAGGTCGGACAACTTATGGGGTGCAGCCTCATTCACCAGGCCGCACACCCTCTCAGCACAGCTTCCCGGGACCCCACCTACCTAAAATCACAGCCCTGGTCAGGTGCTCGGACGCTTCCGCAAACAGATACTCCTTGATTTACACCCTGCCGCACATTCGGCTCCTCAGAGCCGTGTCCAGGCTGAAACTGCTGCAAACTGCAATCACCGTGGTCATCTTGCCCCCCGTGTACCTCTTCTACTTCCAGGGAGCCGTCCCGTTCGCTCTTGTCAGCTACACAACTGGTATAGCGTTGCTTGCTGGTGTCATGCTCTTCACTGCCAGTCACTTCTTCAGGAGGGTTGTGGGGATGATGTACCTAGACCCTCCTCAGACCACGCTCAAAGTGTCCCACCTCACCTTCTGGGGCAGGCGCCATGACCTCTACCTCCCCGTGTCAGATGTTATGACCATCGGGGATACGGGCGACTCTGTCAACGAGACAATAGTGAAACTCAAGAGATTCAGCAGTCCACAGACGCTGTATTTCTCCACTCGTTTTGGACGTGTGGTGGACAAACAGGCTTTTGAGAAGGTGTTTGGAACTTACAAATGA
- the gde1 gene encoding glycerophosphodiester phosphodiesterase 1 has protein sequence MLQLGDDVTLYSVVFVLVLLGTRSPVWTTALTASLYLFVAVFRFPQVPSSRARLVLHPAEGTVGSGNVSVVAHRCGGHDAPENTIVAIRESSKNGATGVELDLEFSADSVPILMHDETVDRTTNGSGSLSQMRLSELDKLDAAAKHRLRERFAGEKIPTLEEAVEECIKLQLTIYFDVKGHPDEAAAALKELYKQHPVLYNTSIVCSFEPKVIYRMRQSDPEVVTALTHRPWSLSRLGDGAPRFSSPWKHNWMTLMDIALDWAHHHVLWKLCGISAFLIQKNFVSQDYVQYWARRGVEVVAWTVNTKVEKDFYQELLHVNYITDSLVEDCDPHY, from the exons ATGCTGCAGCTAGGGGACGATGTCACCCTCTACTCGGTCGTGTTCGTGCTGGTCCTGCTGGGTACCCGCAGTCCGGTGTGGACCACCGCGCTCACTGCCTCGCTCTACCTCTTTGTGGCCGTGTTCCGGTTCCCTCAGGTACCGAGCAGCCGAGCCCGGCTGGTGCTGCACCCGGCCGAGGGCACGGTGGGCTCCGGCAATGTGTCGGTGGTCGCTCACCGGTGCGGTGGGCACGACGCACCGGAGAACACGATTGTTGCCATCcgggag TCCAGCAAGAACGGGGCGACGGGCGTGGAGTTGGACCTGGAGTTCTCAGCAGACAGTGTCCCGATACTGATGCACGATGAGACCGTGGACCGGACCACCAACGGGTCAGGGTCGCTCAGCCAGATGAGACTGTCCGAGTTGGACAAACTGGACGCAGCAGCTAAACACCGACTCAG GGAAAGGTTCGCTGGAGAGAAGATCCCCACTctggaggaggcggtggaggaaTGCATAAAACTACAGCTCACCATCTACTTCGATGTCAAAGGTCATCCAGATGAG GCAGCTGCAGCCCTTAAAGAACTGTATAAACAACATCCAGTCCTCTACAACACCAGCATCGTCTGCTCGTTTGAGCCAAAAGTCATCTACAGG ATGCGGCAGAGCGACCCAGAAGTGGTCACAGCACTGACCCACCGTCCATGGAGCCTGAGTCGCCTCGGCGATGGTGCCCCACGTTTCTCGTCGCCGTGGAAACACAACTGGATGACACTGATGGACATAGCATTGGACTGGGCGCACCATCACGTGCTGTGGAAGCTATGCGGCATCTCGGCCTTCCTGATACAGAAAAACTTTGTCTCACA GGACTATGTTCAGTACTGGGCCCGCAGGGGGGTGGAAGTGGTGGCCTGGACGGTCAACACAAAGGTGGAGAAGGATTTCTACCAGGAGCTGCTGCATGTCAACTACATCACAGACAGCCTTGTGGAAGACTGTGATCCCcattattga
- the mcrip2 gene encoding MAPK regulated corepressor interacting protein 2 produces the protein MMYTITRGPSKLVTQRRTGPTQQIEGKFGDLKLKPTSWLSPSSPPPKIVFNRLNGKRYHGAATQKSAGPAEGFTPDHEDNVRFVHEAWQEVEQKLGDDSQGPVQYAEKTPGAAMKNFVPIDLEEWWAKRFLANIANLS, from the exons ATGATGTACACGATCACCAGAGGTCCCAGCAAACTTGTTACACAACGGAGGACAG GTCCCACGCAGCAAATCGAGGGAAAATTCGGCGACTTGAAGCTCAAGCCGACGTCCTGGCTCTCTCCGAG ctctccgCCCCCAAAGATTGTCTTCAATCGTCTGAACGGGAAGCGTTACCACGGCGCCGCCACCCAGAAGAGCGCCGGCCCAGCAGAGGGATTCACTCCCGACCATGAAGACAACGTCAGATTTGTGCACGAAG CAtggcaggaggtggagcagaagcTGGGGGACGACAGCCAGGGGCCCGTTCAGTACGCTGAGAAGACTCCCGGCGCTGCGATGAAGA ACTTTGTGCCCATAGACCTGGAAGAGTGGTGGGCAAAGCGCTTCCTTGCCAACATCGCCAACCTGTCATGA